In the Epinephelus lanceolatus isolate andai-2023 chromosome 6, ASM4190304v1, whole genome shotgun sequence genome, one interval contains:
- the LOC117254491 gene encoding T-cell acute lymphocytic leukemia protein 1 homolog, with amino-acid sequence MKQRWTPCELALGHGSGPQVVRRVSTNSRERWRQQNVNGAFTELRRLIPTHPPDRKLSKNEILRLALRYINFLEQVLTEQELRAAPRGRAGSLEQEDELQGAPSPDSSYGSSADEDSEGLTEEQDCGGLVQHLYLTPSHSWTETSSTSPDWSTMSRPAGGVRAVCADVTCNEGCC; translated from the exons ATGAAACAAAGATGGACTCCATGTGAGCTCGCCCTCGGTCACG GTTCTGGTCCCCAAGTCGTCCGCCGGGTGTCCACCAACAGTCGAGAGCGTTGGCGTCAGCAGAACGTTAACGGAGCGTTCACAGAGCTGCGGCGTCTCATCCCCACACACCCTCCCGACAGGAAGCTCAGCAAGAACGAGATCCTGCGCCTCGCCCTCAGGTACATCAACTTCCTGGAGCAGGTGCTGACGGAGCAGGAGCTGAGGGCGGCCCCCCGGGGCCGAGCGGGGAGCCTGGAGCAGGAGGACGAGCTGCAGGGGGCGCCGTCACCGGACTCCAGCTATGGGAGTTCAGCCGACGAAGACTCAGAGGGTCTGACGGAGGAGCAGGACTGTGGAGGGCTCGTGCAGCACCTCTACCTCACACCCAGCCACAGCTGGACAGAGACCAGCAGCACCAGTCCAGACTGGTCCACCATGTCCAGACCAGCAGGGGGCGTTAGAGCCGTCTGTGCTGACGTAACATGTAACGAAGGTTGTTGTTGA